The sequence below is a genomic window from Micromonospora aurantiaca ATCC 27029.
GTCGAGCCCTGGATGCTGGCGTGCCCGCGCAGCGCCAGGATGCCGCCACCCGGGCGGCCCATGTTGCCCAGCAGCGTCTGGATGATCGAGCCGGTGCGGATGTACTGCACGCCGACGCTGTGCTGCGTCCAGCCGACCGAGTAGACGAGCGCGCCGGTGCGCTCCCGGCCCGAGTTCTCCGTCCAGGCGCGCGCCAGTTCGAGGAACTTCTCCTCCGGGATGCCGCACACGCGGGCCACCATCTCCGGGGTGTAGCGGGAGAAGTGCCGCTTCAGGATCTGGTAGACGCAGCGCGGGTGCTGCAACGTCTCGTCCCGCGGGGCCTGCGCCGGCACCGGCTCGCCGTGCGACTCGTGCTCCAGCCCGGAGGCCGAGTCGCGTTCCTTGCCGGTGCCCCGGACCTTGGCGTTGTCCTCCTGCCCCTCGTACTGCCAGCTCGCGTGGTCGTACGAGCCGGTGTCCGGGTTGTAGCCGGAGAACAGGCCGTCCAGGTCCTCGGTGTCGACGAACTGCTCGCTGACGATGTTGGCCGCGTTCGTGTACGCCAGCACGTACTCCCGGAAGTCCAGCTCGTTCTCCAGGATGTAGCGCACCACGCCGCCGAGCAGTGCGATGTCGGTGCCCGCCCGGATCGGCAGGTACGTGTCGGCGAGCGCGCTGGTACGCGTGAACCGCGGGTCGACGTGGAAGACCTTCGCGCCGCGCTTCTTCGCCTCCATCACCCACTGGAAGCCCACCGGGTGGGCCTCGGCCATGTTCGAGCCCTGGATGACGATGACGTCAGCGTTGGCGAGGTCCTGCTGGAAGTCCGTGGCGCCGCCGCGACCGAAGCTGGTCCCCAGACCGGGGACGGTGGCGGAGTGTCAAATACGGGCCTGGTTCTCGATCTGGAGTGCCCCCATCGCCGTGAACAGCTTCTTGATGAGGTAGTTCTCCTCGTTGTCGAGCGTCGCGCCGCCGAGACTGGAGATGCCCAGCGTCCGGTTCAGCGGGCGGCCCTCGTCGTCGACGTCCTCCCAGGTCTCCGCGCGGGCGGCGAGGATCCGGTCGGCGATAATGTCGAGCGCGACGTCGAGGTCCAGGTCTTCCCACTCGGTCGCGTACGGCCGGCGGTAGCGCACAGTGGTCTGGCGCAGCGGGCTGGTCACCAGGCTCTTGCTGGCCGAGCCCTTCGGGCAGAGCCGGCCGCGCGAGATCGGGCTGTCCGGGTCGCCCTCGATCTGGGTGACCTGGCCGTCGGAGTGGAAGACGCGCTGCCCGCAGCCGACCGCGCAGTACGGGCAGACCGAGCGGGCCATGCCGTCGGCGGTCTCGGTGCGGGCGGTCAGGCCGGCGGAGCGCGCCGACTGGGCGGCGGCGCCGCGACCGAGCGGGTCGGTGCCGGTGAGTTGCCGGTAGACCGGCCACCCCTGGATGAACGTCTTGAAACCCATCCGGGCACCCCCCTCTCCGTCGAGAACGGCTCACCTCTGCCAGTAACCCTAGGCCAGCGGCCCGGGGCGTGCGACTCGAGCCCACAGACAGAGCCGCCCCGGCCGGATGGCCGGGGCGGCTCTGGGCGTCGGTGTGCATGTCGCCTCTCGGCGAGTGGCGCGACGCGGCTCCAGCCGAACGGTATTCCGCGAAGGCAATTTAGGTGAGGCCCGGGGACACTGAACACACCGACGCTCTGCACAACGGTACCGGGGTCACGGTTCTTCCGCTCGTTCGTCGTGACCCCGGTCACCGCCGGGTCAGCTGTTCCAGTGCTGGGCGACGAGGTCGGCGGCCTGCTGCTCCCACTGGGCGTAGTGGTCCGGGTAGGCCGACACCTGGACGGTCTGGGCGGCCTTGGTCAGCGGCATGTCCTGCCAGCCGTCGACCTGCTTCAGACCCTTCAGGAACGCGGTGGTGGAGTACTCGGGGTCGGTGATCTGCTCGACCGTGCCCCAGCCGGAGGAGGGGCGCTGCTGGAACAGGCCCTGCGAGTCGTGGTCGTTACGGTCACCGAGGTGGCCGAGGTTCTCCAGCTTCGACTCCTGCAGCGCCGTGGCGATCGACACGACAGCGGCACGCTCGTCCATGCCGGCCTTCTTGGTGGCGGCGATGATGGCCTTGACGTTGGCGGTCTGCTCGTCGTTCAGGTCGATGTGGGACTGGGTGCCCTGCACGCCGTGCGGGATGAGTGTGGCGGTGTCGAGCTTCGCGGCGGCCTGAGTGGTGGTGACGGCCGCGTCCCGGGCGGTGGGGGTGCTGTCGTGGTTGAGGGGGCCGGCGGCGAGGCCACCGGCGACGGTCAGACCGGCGATACCGAGGATGCTCTTACGCAGGATCGTGTTCATGAGGGGGCTCCATTCGGGGGTCGACGCACACCCGGGGGTGGGGTGCGTGGGCACCGTCAGGCGCTCAAGAAAGGTTCTCGGGGGGATCCGGCGTCCTGCTCACACGCGGCCCGCAGCACGCCCGGGGGTGGCGTGCGAGGTTCGGCTGGGTGGCGCCGGAGACATCCACAACGACCGCCGGCCCAGGATGCATTCCCGGCCCCTGCCACCCGCGCTCGCGTGCTGCCGGGGGTGCTGCTGCGGTCGTTCACCAGGTATAACGCCCCGGCCCCGCCCACGATTCCGCCAGCCGGGTGTCCCCCACCACCCCGAAACCCGACACCCGACGCAGCCCGGACACCGCCCCCGAACCATCCCCTGGTCCTCCGGCGTCCCGCCCAGCCTCAACATCCGTCCGTTCCGTTCCGTCCCGGCCCGATCCGATCCCGGCCCCGTCCTCTGCCTGGACTCACCTGGCCCCGTCAAACATGAGGTTGACGGCACACGGTGTCCGGTTTGTCGCAGCCAACGTCATGATCGGGCATGCTCGCGGCGGCGTCCGCACTGCCGGATGGAGATCTTGGTACGAAAGTGCCCCCATGAGGGCCGTTGCGTACCAAGATCTCTCGTCGGCGGAACGCCGGGGCCCGTGCGCCGGCGTTGGCGCACGCGCCACCGTGGGAGATCTTGGAAGGAAACGGCCGCCATAGGGGCCCGAATCTTCCAAGATCTCCGGCGGAGTGCCGCGCTAGGCGAACAAGGCGAACAGGTAGCGAGGATGCAGCGGTCGATCATGAAGTTGGCGGGGACGAAACGGGCGCCGCACGCCGTCAACTTCATGATCGACGGGGTGGGGGCGGGAAGGGCGGGGGGTGTTGGGCCGGGTTGGGGTTACCCTGATGCCATGTCGGTCAGCGCGCACGCGTACCTCGCCCGTCCCGGGCGACCCGCCGTGGTGGCGCGCACCCTGGACGAGCTGACCGGTCCCACCACCGGCATCGTCGAGCTGCCGGTACGCCTCATGTGGAGCAGCGAACGCGCGTTCGACCTGGGCGACCCGGACGAGTTGCTCTGGATGTACGAAAACGTGCTGCGGGAGACGACCCGGGTGGAGGATCTGCGCGAGCTGATCCACGCGGGCACGTTGCGTCGGCTGTGGCCGCTGCTCAACCTGCCCCGGGGCGTACGCCTGGCCTGGGAGGGCCGGCACCGGAGCCTGCGCGCCGCGTGACCCATCCGCACGACTTCTACCGGCAGGTGGCCCGGGTGGCGCTGGCCGCGGCCGGCCCGCACCGTTTCGTGCTCGGCGGCGGGGTGGCGTGGGCCGTACACGGCCTGGTCACCCGCCCCACCGAGGACGTCGACCTGTTCGCCGACGTGGAGGGCGCCGCAGCGGCGGCGGCCGACGGGGTACGCGCGGCGCTGGAGCGGGCCGGTTACCGGGTGGCCGAGGTGGACCCGGGCGGGCTGGGCGAGGTGTTCGACGGATTCGACCGGGACCTGCGGGACTTCGTGGTGAGCCGGGACGGCCGGCAGATCCGCCTGAGCCTGGCCCGCCTGGACCGGCACCGCAGCCCGGTGGTGATGGACCTCGGCCCGGTCATGGACGTCCGCGACCTGATCGCCAACAAGACCGCGGCGCTGGTGAACCGGCGGGAGGTACGCGACTACATCGACGTCTCCGCCGCGCTGGACCGGTACACGGTCGCGGAGCTGCTGGAGCTGGCCCGTCAGGTCGACCCGGCGCTGGACGACGAGGACGTGCGCGCCGCGGGCCGCTACCTCGACGGGCTGGCCGACCGCCGGTTCACCCGCTACGGCCTGGACGCGCCACGCATCGCCGAGGTGCGCCGCCGGATGGCCGTCTGGCCCCGCTGAGCGGCGGAACCAGACGACCGGGGGCGGGACCAGGCGGCCGGCACGGGCCAGCGAGCCAGAACGGGAAAAGCCGGACCGGACGACGGCTCACTTCGTCGGGCGGCCGCCAGTGACGCCGAGGATCTCGCCGGTGACGTAGCTGGACTCCTGCGAGGCGAAGTAGACGTACGCGGGCGCCAGCTCGGCCGGCTGACCGGGACGGCCCAGCGGCGTGTCGGTGCCGAACTGCTTGACCTTCTCCTCCGGCATGGTGGCCGGGATCAGCGGCGTCCAGATCGGGCCGGGCGCGACCGCGTTGACCCGGATGCCCCGGTCGGCCAGGTTCTGCGCGAGCGCCTTGGTGAAGTTGGCGATGGCGGCCTTGGTGGTGGCGTAGTCGAGCAGCTGCGGCGACGGGTCGAACGCCTGGATCGACGACGTGTTGATGATCGTCGAGCCTTCCTTCATGTGCGGCACCGCGAACTTGCAAAGCCAGAACATGGCGTACACGTTGGTCTTGAAGACCCGGTCGAACTGCTCGGTGGTGATGTCGAGCAGGCCGTTGTCCTGCGACATCTGGTACGCCGCGTTGTTGACCAGGATGTCGACGCCGCCGAGGTCGCGGACGGCCTGGTCGACCAGGGCGCGGCAGTTGGCCTCCTCGCGCAGATCGCACCGGACCGCGACGCCGGTGCGCCCGGCCTGCTCGATCAGGGCGACCGTCTCCCGGGCGTCCTTCTCCTCCTCGTCGGCGAGGTACGTGACGAGCACGTCGGCGCCCTCGCGGGCGAAGGCGATGGCCACGGCCCGGCCGATGCCGGAGTCACCGCCGGTGATGACGGCGCGCTTGCCGGTGAGCCGGTCGCTGCCCCGGTACGACTCCTCGCCGTGGTCGGGCTTCGGCCCCATCTCCTGCTCGTTGCCGGGCGGCGTCTGCTGCTGCGACGGCTGGCCCTCCTGCTGTCCGTACTGCTCGGCCGGGTGCTGCTGGGTGAACTGGTCCTCGCTCATGGATGCGCCCTACCCCGGTGACGGGCGGGAAAACAGCAGCCTGTGACCGGAAGGGAAACGATTCGGGCCGGTGTGGCGCAGGTGACATGTGGTGGTTATGGTGCGCAACGGCGCCCACGAGGCGCGTACCCCCATTGGAAAGGCACCTCCATGACTTCCTCCTCCGGCGCCTCCCGGCGCCAGGTGCTGGCCGTCGCGGCCGCCGCCGCGACCGCTCCCCTGCTGGCCGGCGCGCCCGCCGAGGCGAAGCCGAAGCAGCCGAAGACCTGGGACCTGACGATCCTCGGCACGTCTGACACCCACGGCAACGTCTACAACTGGGACTACTACAAGGACGCCGAGTTCGACGACAGCAAGCACAACGACGTCGGCGTCGCGAAGCTCGCCACCCTGGTCAACCAGATCCGCGCCGAGCGCAAGGGCAGGGCCACGCTGGTCCTGGACGCCGGCGACACCATCCAGGGCACGCCGCTTGCGACGTACTACGCCAAGCAGGAGCCGATCACCAGCACCGGCGAGACGCACCCGATGGCCCGCGCCATGAACATCCTCAAGTACGACGCGGTGACGCTCGGCAACCACGAGTTCAACTACGGCCTGCCGCTGCTGGCGACCTGGATCGAGCAGCTCGGCTTCCCGGCGCTGGCCGCGAACGCGCTCAACGCGAAGACCGGCAAGCCGGCGTTCCTCCCGTACGTGATCAAGGAGATCAAGCTCGGCGGGCACGGCGCGCCGAAGCTGCGCGTGGGCATCCTCGGCCTGACCAACCCCGGCGTGGCCATCTGGGACAAGGGCAACGTCGAGGGCCGCCTGGTCTTCGCCGACATGGTCGCCACCGCCGCGAAATGGGTGCCGGAGATGCGCCGCCGCGGCGCCGACCTGGTCGTCATCTCCGCCCACGGCGGCGACAGCGGCACCTCCAGCTACGGCCCGGAGCTGCCGAACGAGAACCCGACCGCGCTGATCGCCGAGCAGGTCCCCGGCATCGACGCGATCCTGTTCGGCCACGCGCACAACGAGGTGCCGGAGAAGTTCGTCACCAACCTCACCACCGGCGAGCGGGTCCTCACCTCGGAGCCGTCGAAGTGGGGCCAGCGGCTGACCCGGATGGACTTCACGCTGACCCGGGAGAAGGGCCGCTGGAGGGTCACCGCCAAGTCGGCCACCACGCTGAACACCAACACCGTGGTCGAGGACCCGGCGGTGCTCGCGGCCGTGCGCGGCCAGCACACCAAGACCGTCGAGTACGTCAACCGGGTCGTCGCCCAGTCGAGCGTGGAGCTGTCGGCCGCCGAGTCGCGGTACAAGGACACCCCGATCCTGGACTTCATCAACCACGTCCAGACCGAGGTGGTCACCGAGGCGCTCGCCGGCGGCGAGTACGCGGGCCTGCCGGTGCTGTCCATCGCCGCGCCGTTCAGCCGTACCGCGGTGTTCCCGCAGGGCGACGTGCGCATCCGCGACGTGGCGGGCCTCTACGTGTACGACAACACGCTGGAGGCGGTCGTGCTGACCGGCGCCGAGGTGAAGGCGTACCTGGAGTACTCGGCGAAGTACTTCGTCACGCTGCCGGCGGGCGCGCCGGTGAACCCGGAGACGATCAGCGACCCGGCGGTGCCGGACTACAACTACGACGTGTTCTCCGGCGTCGACTACGACATCGACATCGCCAAGCCGGTCGGCCAGCGGATCACCCGCCTGGTGCTGGCCGGCACCGACACCCCGGTCGCGGCGGACGCCCGGTTCGTGGTGGCGGTGAACAACTACCGGCGCAGCGGCGGCGGCAACTTCCCGGGCATCGTGAAGACCCAGGTCTACAACGCCCAGCAGGAGATCCGCCAGCTGCTCATCGACTGGGCGCAGGCCAAGGGCGTCATCGACCCGGCCGACTTCTTCGTACCCAACTGGAAGCTGGTCCGCGACGGCGTGCCGGTCTTCTGACCGTGAGGCGGCGGGGCCCGGCGGTGTCCGGGCCCCGTCAGCCGCCCGCGCGCAGGTGCCACTCCGACTCCCCGCCGACCGGGTCCGGCCGGTCCGGCGGGAACTCGGTCTCGGCGGACTCGACCCGCTCCTCCGGGCGTACCCGGGCGGGCAGTTCGCCGAAGCGGACGTGCCGCAGGAACGCGTACTCCTCGTCGGTGAACGACTCGGCCGGCTCGCTCATGACCGCATTGTGCGCCCACCCGTCCCGTCTCCGCATCAACCGCCACGGCACGGGTATGCCGCCGCGTCGACCGTCGGCGACGAGGTGGAGGAGACATGCGCGCAGTACGGATGACCGCACCCGGTGTGCTGGAGCACACGGAGGTGCCCACGCCGCAGGCCGGCCCGGGTGAGGTGCTGCTGCGCGTCGGCGCGGTCGGCGCCTGCCACTCCGACCTGCACATCCTCGACGCCCCGGCGGGCGTGTTCCCGATCCCGATGACGCTCGGTCACGAGATCGCCGGCACCGTCGACACGGTCGGCCCCGGCGTGGACGGCTGGTCGCCCGGCGACCGGGCCGCCGTCTACGGGATCATCGGCTGCGGCCGGTGCCGGGCCTGCCTGCGGGGCGAGGAGAACCGCTGCCGGGTCATCCCGGTCGGCGGCATCGGGCTCAGCCGCGACGGCGGGCTGGCCGAGTACGTGGTGGTGCCCGCGTCCCGGCTGCTGCCGGTCGGCGACATGGACCTGACCCAGGCGGCGCCGCTCACCGACGCCGGGCTGACGCCGTACCACGCGGTGGACCTGGCGCGGCCCCGGCTGCGACCCGGCACCTCCTGCGTGGTGATCGGCATCGGCGGCCTGGGGCACATGGGGTTGCAGATCCTGCTCGCCACCACAGCGGTACGGATCATCGCGGTGGACACCAACACCGCCGCGCTGGACCTGGCCGGCCGCCTCGGCGCGCACCACACGGTGCAGGCCGGCCCGGACGCGGTGGAGAAGATCCGCGAACTGGTCGGACCGGCGCCGGACGGCGCGGACGTGGTGCTCGACTTCGTCGGCGCGCAGCCCACGCTGGACACCGCCCGGCAGGTCGTCGCCACCGGCGGCCAGATCCTGCTGGTGGGCCTGGCCGGCGGCACGCTGCCGGTGCGCCCGGTCGCCGACGAGCCGCCCCCGGTGCCGCTGGAGACCGGTGTGGTGGTGCCGTTCTGGGGCACCCGGGCCGAACTGCACGAGGTGATCGCGCTGGCCCGCGACGGCCGGCTGCACGCCGACGTGCACACGTTCCCCCTCGCGGAGGCGCCGCAGGCGTACGAGGCGCTGCGCCGGGGCGAGGTGCGAGGGCGGGCGGTCATCGTCCCCTGACGCGGGGCGCTCAGTGGTGCGGGAACACCGGCACGGCGCCCGGTCAACCGGCCACTGACCGTACCTTCGCGGGCAGGCGGTCGAGCATCGCCAGCGCGGCCCGTACCGGCCGCCGGTCGAGCACCTCGGCGAAGCTCGCCCGGCCCTGGCAGAACCGGACGAACATCCGCCAGCCGGGCGGGCTGGCCAGCATCGCGTGGAACACGTCGGGCCGCCGCTCGAACACCTCCAGCAGCCGGTGCCCGGCGCGCATCTCCGGCGTCAGCCGCCGGTCGACCTCCCGGGCGTACGCGTCGAGGTCACCGGCGGCCACCGCCTCCCCGGCCAGCCGGCCCGAGCGCAGCGCGTAGCTGATCCCCTCGCGGCTCCACGGTTCCAGCAGCCCGGCGGCGTCCCCGGCGACCAGCACCCGGCCGTGCCGCAGCGGGGAGTCCCCGGTGCGGCAGCGGGTCAGGTGACCGGAGTCGTGCTCCGGGGTCATCCCGGACAGGCCGAGCCGGTCGGTGAAGTCGCGCAGGTAGGCGCGGGTGCGGTCGCCGTCGCCCCGGGCGGAGATGACACCCACAGTGAGACGGTCGCCCTTCGGGAACACCCAGGCGTAGGAGCCGGGCAGCGGCCCCCAGTCGAGCAGCACCCGGCCGCGCCAGCGGTCCCGTTCGGCGGCGTCCACCGGCAGCTCCAGTTCCAGCCCGAGGTCGACCTGCCGGAAGCGCACCCCGACGTGGCGTGCCGTCACGCCGGACGAGCCGTCCGCGCCGATGACGGTACGGGCGCGTACCGTCTCACCGCCGGCCAGGCGCAGGCGTACCTCGTCGGGGTCCTGCTCGATCGCGCGGACCGCGACGCCCTCGCGGACCTGCGCCCCGGCGGCGACGGCGGCGGCGCGCAGCCGGTCGTCGAACTCCTCCCGGCGGATCATGGTGACCAGCGGCGCGGGGTGCCGGCGGGTGAACGCGCGTCGCCCGTCCCGGGTGAACGTGACCCGGCCGATCCGGTCGTGGGCGGGCACCTCGACGCGGCCGGCGACCTCGGCCAGCGACGTGCCGATCAGGCCGCCGCCGCAGGTCTTGTAACGGGGGTGGGTGGCCCGTTCGACCACGAGCGTGCGCACGCCGGCCCGGGCCGCGGCGTGCGCGGCGGAGAGTCCGGCGGGCCCGCCGCCGACCACGACGAGATCCATGATCACGGGTGCAGCCTAGGGCACCGCCGTGCCTCGCCGCCCGGTACGACAGTCGAACGGGTGCGCATCATCGCGGCCCGTCCGGGTAACCGCCGGTCGCCGGCCGTCCGCGGGTCGGGCGGTCCACGCCGAGGAGGGAAGCGATGCCTCAGGTCCAGCTGTCTGCGGTCGAGGAACGGGTCTACCAGGCGGTGTCCGCGCTGGAGGTGCAGGGACACGTCCCCTACCCGGACCTGATCGCCCAGGAGACCGGGATGACCGAGGAGGAGCTGCGCGAGCCGCTGCACTCGCTCACCGAGCGGGGGCTGCTGCACCGCGAGGACTCCCCGATGTCCGGCCTGGACTTCGGACCCCGGTGGTGCGCGCGCCAGATGGCGTGATCGAGTCGTTTGCCCCACCGGGCACCGGGTAGCGATCGGAGTCGGGTGATCGACGGTCTGTGGGGGGCACGATGAGCGAGGGCCGGTCGTCGACGCCGGTGCCTGACACCGGGTACGACGGCCGGCGCCGCTGGCGCGCGCTGAGCGTCGGCCTGATCGCGGCGTTCATGACGCTGCTGGACGTCAGCATCGTCAACGTCGCGGTGCCGTCGATCGACCGGGCGCTGCACGCCACGCCGAGCGATCTGCAGTGGGTGCTGTCCGGGTACGCGCTGACGTTCGGCCTGGTGCTGGTGCCGGCCGGGCGGTTCGGTGACGCGCGCGGGCGGCGTACCGCGTTCGTGGTCGGGGTGGGGCTGTTCACGCTGACCAGCGCGCTGGCCGGGCTGGCGCGCTCGCCGGAGTGGCTGGTCGTCGCCCGCCTCGTCCAGGGCGCCGCCGCCGGTGTGGTGAACCCCCAGGTCAGTGGCATGATCCAGGAGCTGTTCCGGGGCGCGGACCGGGGCCGGGCGTTCGGGCTGCTGGGCGCGACGATCGGCATCTCCACCGCCGTGGGTCCGCTGCTCGGCGGGCTGCTCATCCAGCTCGGCGGCGCCGAGCACGGCTGGCGGTGGGTGTTCTTCGTGAACATCCCGGTCGGGATCGTGGCGATGCTGCTCGGCTGGCGGCTGATGCCGGCCCGGCCCACCAACCCCGCCGGACGGGGGCGGCTCGACCCGCTCGGCGTGCTGCTGCTCGGCGCCGGATTCACGGTGATCCTGCTGCCGCTTGTGCAGCGGGAGCAGTGGCGGGGCCCGGGCAAGTGGCTGCTGATCCCCGCCGGCCTGCTGCTGCTCGCCGGGTTCGCGCTCTGGGAGCACCGGTACGCCCGGCGCGCCCAGCCGCTGTTCGACCTGCGGCTGTTCACGGTGCGCTCGTACACGCTGGGCGCGCTGATCGGGCTGATCTACTTCGCCGGGTTCACCGCGATCTTCTTCATCTTCACGCTCTACCTCCAGATGGGGCTCGGCTACAGCGCGCTCGTGGCCGGTCTGGCGATCACCCCGTTCGCGCTCGGTTCGGCGCTCGCCTCCGCGCTCGGCGGCCGGGTGGTCACCCGCTACGGCCGTCCGCTCGTCGCGATCGGGTTGCTGGCCGTGGTGGCCGGGCTGATCGCGACCGACCTGGTGCTGGCCGGCGGTCCGCACGACAACGTGCCGCTGCGGACCGCGCTGCCGTTGCTCGTCGCCGGGCTGGGCAGCGGCCTGGTGATCGCGCCGAACCAGACGCTCACGCTGTCCGAGGTGCCGGTGCCGATGGCCGGCAGCGGCGCCGGGATGCTCCAGACCGGGCAGCGGATCGGATCGGCCGCCGGCATCGCCGCGGTGGGCGCGCTGTTCTTCTCGACGATCGCCGACGACCGCGGCGACTGGAGTACGGCGTTCCGCCACTCACTGCTGCTCGCCGCCGGGATCATCGTGCTGGCGCTCGGCGCCGCCGTGGCGGACATAGTGCTCGGTCACCGGCGGTCCGCGGGCCGCTCCTGATCGGCGGCGGGCAGCAGGACTGTGGTGAGCAGCCGCCGGGTGCGGCCGGGCCCGGGGCCGAGAGCCGCGTACTCGGCGAACAGGTCGCGTAACCGGGTGACGAACTCGGCGGTCTCGGCGTCGGTGGCGTGGAACGCGTTCTGCCGGTAGCCGGCCACGTCGCGGGCCAGGTCGGCGTCGCCGCGGTCGAGGTAGCCGTCGAAGTCGGCGAGCAGGCCCGCGACGAAGGTGAGGAACGCCTGGCGGTGTCGCTGCGGGCTCATGGACCGGGCCTCGTCCGGGTCGACCGACGCGGCGGCCTCGTTGAGCCGGTAGCTGCGCTCGACCGCGCCGCGAGCCCGCCGCTCCCCCACCGTGTGCAGGACGCCGTGGTCGGCGAGCGTGGCGACCTGCCGGTAGAGCGTGGCCGGTGGCACGTCGCTCAGTCCGGTGCGCAGGTCGGTGGTGGTGAGCGTGCGGCCACCCAGGAACGCCTGGACGATGCGCAGCCGGACCGGGTGCAGCAGCAGCTCCACGGTGTCGAGTGCCACAGTGGCTCCCCTTTTTGTTATCGCCTCCGGTAATGTTCTCAGCAACGATAACAGAAGCGAGGAGTTCGCCGATGGCCACCATCGACCTCACCCCCGACCGCATCGACGTCCGGCTCACCACCGCCGAGAAGGTCTGGGCGCTGCGCGGCGACCTGTCGTTCCCCCGCTCCGCCGTCAGCGGCGCCGTCGTCGTACCGGACGGGGCGCGCGCCACCCGCGGCATCCGGGCGCCCGGCCTCGGCGTCCCCGGCACGCGCAACGTCGGCACCTGGCGCGGCAGGGCCGGCAAGGAGTTCGTCAGCGTCCGCGGCGGCCAGCCGGCCGTCCGCATCACCCTCACCGGCCAGGCGTACGACTCCCTGCTCATCGGCGCCGACGACGCCTCCGCCCTGGCCGCGGCGGTGCTGCCGTGACGGTCGACCGTCCGCTCGCCGTCGACTCGGCCGGGCAGCGACTGTCCGGCACGCTCACGCTGCCCGACGGCGCCGGACCGCATCCGTTGGCGCTGCTGCTGCCCGGCTCCGGGCCGATCAACCGCGACGGCGACCACCGCCGCCTGCCGCTGGGCATCCAGCGGCACCTGGCCGCCGCGCTGACCGGCGCCGGGATCGCTGTCGCCCGGTACGACAGGCGGGGCGTCGGCGAGAGCAGCGGCGAGTTCCTGCGTACCGGCTTCCACGACAACGTCGACGACGCGGCCGCCGTGCTCGCCGCGGTGCGCGACGACCCGGCCGTGGACGCCGGGCGGCTGTTCCTGGTCGGGCACAGCGAGGGCGCGCTCACCGCTGTCGCGCTCGCCGCGCGCGGCGTACCGGTGGCCGGCCTGGTCCTGCTCTCCGCGCCCGGGCGCACCGGCGCCGAGGTCCTGCGCCGGCAGGCCGGGCTGCTGCTGCCCACCCTGCCCGCGCCGGTACGCCTCGTCCTCCGGCTCACCCGCACCGACCTGGTGGCGAA
It includes:
- a CDS encoding alpha/beta hydrolase family protein, producing the protein MTVDRPLAVDSAGQRLSGTLTLPDGAGPHPLALLLPGSGPINRDGDHRRLPLGIQRHLAAALTGAGIAVARYDRRGVGESSGEFLRTGFHDNVDDAAAVLAAVRDDPAVDAGRLFLVGHSEGALTAVALAARGVPVAGLVLLSAPGRTGAEVLRRQAGLLLPTLPAPVRLVLRLTRTDLVAKVARNHEKILATDKDVAWFGGQRLNARWFREFLRYDPRPDLARVDAPILALTGDKDLQTDPADLPVIAAHAGGPVQTGVLPDVTHVLRRRPGPPSLRAYRDEAKQPLDPSVVEPVLSWLAAHSG